In Procambarus clarkii isolate CNS0578487 chromosome 50, FALCON_Pclarkii_2.0, whole genome shotgun sequence, one genomic interval encodes:
- the LOC138351653 gene encoding uncharacterized protein, with translation MSHKEQERKRRHVPEPPTHPHAGTPDPPSRRNPRPTLTQEPPTHPHAGTTDPPSRRNPRPTLTQEPPTHPHAGTLDPPSRRNPRPTLTQEPPTHPHAGTPDPPSRRNPRPTLTQEPQTHPRVGTPDPPSHRNPRPTLTQEPPTHPHAGTPDPPSRRNNRPTLTQEPPTHPHAGTPRPTLTPEPSTHPHAGTPDPPSRRNPRPTLTQEPPTHPHAGTPDPPTRRKTKVQPTLCCSLRFL, from the coding sequence ATGTCTCACAAGGAGCAGGAGCGGAAACGGCGCCACGTGCCGGAACCCCCGACCCACCCTCACGCAGGAACCCCCGACCCACCCTCACGCAGGAACCCCCGACCCACCCTCACGCAGGAACCCCCGACCCACCCACACGCTGGAACCACCGACCCACCCTCACGCAGGAACCCCCGACCCACCCTCACGCAGGAACCCCCGACCCACCCTCACGCCGGAACCCTCGACCCACCCTCACGCAGGAACCCCCGACCCACCCTCACGCAGGAACCCCCGACCCACCCTCACGCAGGAACCCCCGACCCACCCTCGCGTAGGAACCCCCGACCCACCCTCACGCAGGAACCCCAGACCCACCCTCGCGTAGGAACCCCCGACCCACCCTCACACAGGAACCCCCGACCCACCCTCACGCAGGAACCCCCGACCCACCCTCACGCAGGAACCCCCGACCCACCCTCACGCAGGAACAACCGACCCACCCTCACGCAGGAACCCCCGACCCACCCTCACGCAGGAACCCCCCGACCCACCCTCACGCCGGAACCCTCGACCCACCCTCACGCAGGAACCCCCGACCCACCCTCACGCAGGAACCCCCGACCCACCCTCACGCAGGAACCCCCGACCCACCCTCACGCAGGAACCCCCGACCCACCCACACGACGGAAAACCAAAGTCCAGCCCACCCTCTGCTGCTCTCTACGTTTTCTCTAA